In one Nicotiana tomentosiformis chromosome 6, ASM39032v3, whole genome shotgun sequence genomic region, the following are encoded:
- the LOC104114977 gene encoding F-box/kelch-repeat protein At3g06240-like, producing MRIFAGCVPTNQRIYRCEDVGDFRCIYGPINGIFLLEKGHYIDNVRFAWWNPATKECRLIPRIHFEVQQYFEDNNRRLGIGIDLVNQDYKVIWHRTFWDDMTSDVYPKVYAAVYSTNNDSWKFLEPDYSHLCQICISQNCTYMNGVYYWITTSQRFCNKDNVYFIRTFDFATELFGEMTGPPIPGEHWASLMLRGGSLAAMSCDDVTQAMTANYGIWVRNRENNWIKVYTVNPPIPSHFPIGIWEYDKFIYELTQTCRLLFYDQTVKEVTSLGFHFYDLSCGSNWAISYKESLVPIKNEKSTEKDNAEYFLTKY from the coding sequence ATGAGAATATTCGCAGGATGTGTCCCTACAAACCAGAGGATTTATCGTTGCGAAGATGTTGGTGATTTTAGATGTATTTATGGTCCAATTAATGGTATATTCTTGTTGGAAAAAGGTCATTATATAGATAACGTTCGGTTTGCTTGGTGGAATCCTGCAACCAAAGAGTGCAGGCTTATACCTCGTATACATTTTGAGGTACAACAATATTTTGAAGACAATAATCGTAGACTTGGGATAGGTATAGACTTAGTGAATCAAGATTACAAAGTAATATGGCATCGAACATTTTGGGATGATATGACAAGTGATGTTTATCCTAAGGTATATGCTGCTGTCTATTCGACAAACAACGATTCCTGGAAATTCTTGGAACCTGATTACTCTCACTTATGTCAAATATGTATATCCCAAAATTGTACTTATATGAATGGAGTTTATTATTGGATTACCACAAGCCAGAGATTTTGCAACAAAGACAATGTGTACTTTATTCGGACATTTGATTTTGCAACTGAATTGTTCGGGGAAATGACAGGACCACCAATTCCAGGCGAACACTGGGCGTCTCTAATGTTACGCGGTGGTTCTCTTGCAGCTATGTCTTGTGATGATGTTACTCAGGCTATGACAGCCAATTATGGTATATGGGTAAGGAATAGAGAGAATAATTGGATTAAAGTTTATACTGTTAATCCTCCTATACCTTCGCATTTCCCTATTGGAATATGGGAGTATGATAAGTTCATTTATGAACTTACACAAACTTGCAGATTGTTGTTTTATGACCAGACAGTTAAAGAAGTTACAAGTCTTGGATTTCATTTCTATGATTTAAGTTGTGGCTCCAATTGGGCTATTAGTTACAAGGAGAGCCTAGTTCCAATAAAGAATGAAAAGTCTACTGAGAAGGATAATGCTGAATACTTCCTCACCAAGTATTAA
- the LOC104103130 gene encoding ACT domain-containing protein ACR3 isoform X1, with the protein MARRYGPYFDPEYETLSIRINPPRVSVDNVSCKECTLVKVDSVNRPGILLEVVQILTDLDLVITKAYISSDGGWFMDVFHVTDQHGKKVTDSSTIGHIEKALGPEGYTSGILKTWPGRRVGVNSVGDYTTIELIGSDRPGLLSEISAVLANLHFNVAAAEVWTHNRRTACVLYVNDNCSSLDVDEESRLCVMEEQLNNILRGCEDDESGAHATFTVGSTHVDRRLHQMFFADRDYEGGCLEMEIEYPPNFKPEVRIESCVEKGYSVVNVSCKDRPKLMFDIVCTLTDMQYAVFHATISSDGPYASQEYFIRHMDGCTLESEEEKEKVVKCLEAAIRRRISEGFSLELCAKDRVGLLSEVTRVLRENGLSVTRAGVTTIGEKAKNVFYVRDASGNPVEMKTIERLREEIGQTMMLNVKKVPTSAKVPETGGLAKISFFFGGLLERFRT; encoded by the exons ATGGCAAGGAGATATGGGCCTTATTTTGATCCTGAATATGAAACCTTAAGTATCAGAATAAACCCTCCAAG ggTATCTGTGGACAATGTGAGTTGCAAAGAATGCACTCTAGTGAAG GTTGACAGTGTCAACAGACCTGGAATACTGCTGGAAGTGGTGCAAATCCTAACAGACCTTGATCTTGTAATTACCAAAGCCTACATATCCTCTGATGGCGGGTGGTTCATGGATG TATTTCATGTTACTGATCAACACGGCAAGAAAGTTACAGACAGCAGCACTATCGGTCATATAGAAAAA GCTCTAGGACCTGAAGGTTACACATCAGGCATATTGAAGACTTGGCCAGGTAGAAGGGTAGGAGTGAACTCTGTGGGAGATTACACCACCATTGAGCTTATAGGAAGCGATCGTCCGGGTCTTTTATCTGAAATTTCTGCTGTACTAGCCAATCTTCATTTTAATGTCGCTGCTGCTGAGGTTTGGACCCATAATAGGCGCACAGCATGTGTTCTTTATGTCAATGATAATTGTTCATCACTTGATGTGGATGAAGAATCCAGATTATGTGTCATGGAAGAGCAACTCAATAACATACTTCGTGGATGTGAGGATGATGAGAGTGGGGCTCATGCTACTTTCACAGTTGGTAGTACTCATGTTGATCGGCGGCTTCATCAGATGTTCTTTGCTGATAGGGACTACGAAGGTGGTTGTCTCGAAATGGAGATAGAATACCCTCCTAACTTCAAACCAGAAGTCAGAATTGAAAGCTGTGTCGAGAAAGGGTACTCAGTGGTCAATGTAAGTTGCAAGGATAGACCAAAGCTTATGTTTGACATTGTATGCACCCTCACAGACATGCAGTATGCTGTTTTCCATGCCACTATCTCATCAGATGGTCCCTATGCATCACAG GAATATTTTATCCGCCACATGGATGGTTGCACTCTGGAATCTGAAGAGGAGAAGGAAAAGGTTGTGAAGTGTCTTGAAGCTGCGATTCGGCGAAGGATAAGTGAG GGTTTTAGTCTAGAGTTATGTGCCAAGGACCGAGTTGGCTTACTTTCTGAAGTTACGAGAGTCCTACGAGAAAATGGGCTATCAGTGACTAGAGCTGGTGTCACAACTATCGGGGAGAAAGCAAAGAATGTCTTCTACGTACGAGATGCATCTGGAAACCCTGTAGAGATGAAGACCATTGAAAGACTGCGTGAAGAAATTGGACAGACAATGATGCTTAATGTGAAGAAAGTCCCAACATCTGCAAAGGTACCTGAAACTGGTGGTTTGGCCAAGATAAGCTTTTTCTTCGGAGGCTTACTTGAAAGATTCCGTACTTAG
- the LOC104103130 gene encoding ACT domain-containing protein ACR3 isoform X2, which yields MARRYGPYFDPEYETLSIRINPPRVSVDNVSCKECTLVKVDSVNRPGILLEVVQILTDLDLVITKAYISSDGGWFMDVFHVTDQHGKKVTDSSTIGHIEKALGPEGYTSGILKTWPGRRVGVNSVGDYTTIELIGSDRPGLLSEISAVLANLHFNVAAAEVWTHNRRTACVLYVNDNCSSLDVDEESRLCVMEEQLNNILRGCEDDESGAHATFTVGSTHVDRRLHQMFFADRDYEGGCLEMEIEYPPNFKPEVRIESCVEKGYSVVNVSCKDRPKLMFDIVCTLTDMQYAVFHATISSDGPYASQEYFIRHMDGCTLESEEEKEKVVKCLEAAIRRRISEVRVLV from the exons ATGGCAAGGAGATATGGGCCTTATTTTGATCCTGAATATGAAACCTTAAGTATCAGAATAAACCCTCCAAG ggTATCTGTGGACAATGTGAGTTGCAAAGAATGCACTCTAGTGAAG GTTGACAGTGTCAACAGACCTGGAATACTGCTGGAAGTGGTGCAAATCCTAACAGACCTTGATCTTGTAATTACCAAAGCCTACATATCCTCTGATGGCGGGTGGTTCATGGATG TATTTCATGTTACTGATCAACACGGCAAGAAAGTTACAGACAGCAGCACTATCGGTCATATAGAAAAA GCTCTAGGACCTGAAGGTTACACATCAGGCATATTGAAGACTTGGCCAGGTAGAAGGGTAGGAGTGAACTCTGTGGGAGATTACACCACCATTGAGCTTATAGGAAGCGATCGTCCGGGTCTTTTATCTGAAATTTCTGCTGTACTAGCCAATCTTCATTTTAATGTCGCTGCTGCTGAGGTTTGGACCCATAATAGGCGCACAGCATGTGTTCTTTATGTCAATGATAATTGTTCATCACTTGATGTGGATGAAGAATCCAGATTATGTGTCATGGAAGAGCAACTCAATAACATACTTCGTGGATGTGAGGATGATGAGAGTGGGGCTCATGCTACTTTCACAGTTGGTAGTACTCATGTTGATCGGCGGCTTCATCAGATGTTCTTTGCTGATAGGGACTACGAAGGTGGTTGTCTCGAAATGGAGATAGAATACCCTCCTAACTTCAAACCAGAAGTCAGAATTGAAAGCTGTGTCGAGAAAGGGTACTCAGTGGTCAATGTAAGTTGCAAGGATAGACCAAAGCTTATGTTTGACATTGTATGCACCCTCACAGACATGCAGTATGCTGTTTTCCATGCCACTATCTCATCAGATGGTCCCTATGCATCACAG GAATATTTTATCCGCCACATGGATGGTTGCACTCTGGAATCTGAAGAGGAGAAGGAAAAGGTTGTGAAGTGTCTTGAAGCTGCGATTCGGCGAAGGATAAGTGAGGTAAG GGTTTTAGTCTAG